In Leisingera sp. NJS204, the DNA window CAGGCGCCGTTCCGGCAGGGTTTGTCCTGTGCTGCCTGGCGCGGCGGCGCCTTGGCCGCCGGTAACGCCAGTGAGATGGTGAAAAGGCTGCCCTCACCCAGCTCGCTTTCGCATGCAATCGTACCGCCCATGGCCTGCACCAGGCGCTTGGTGATTGCCAGTCCCAGTCCCGTGCCCTCGCTGCCACGGCCATAGCTGGAATCCAGAGTGATAAAATCTTCGAAAATCCGGTCAAGGTCGCCAGGCGAGATGCCTTGGCCGGTGTCCGCGACATGGAATTCCACCGTTTCCCCGTCCGGCAGCCGCATTACATCCACACTCACCGCGCCATCGCTGGTGAACTTCAAAGCATTGCCAATCAGGTTCAAAAGCACCTGCTGCACAGCCCGCGGCCGCCCGGCCACCACCGGCTTGCCGCCCAGGCTGCAGTGCAGAGACAGATCGATCCCCCTGCCCTTGGCGCTGGCCTGCTGGCTTTCAATCAGACCGCTGATCAGCTCCTCCAGATCAAAGATCCGCCGTTTCTCAGTTTCGGCGCCGGCCTCCAGCCGCGACAGCTCCAGCACGTCATTCACATGCTGCAGCAGCAAGCCGCCCGAAACCCGCATCGCCTGCAAGTAGCGGCGCTGCTCCGGTGTCGGTCCGGTTCCCTCGATCAGATCGATAGCCCCCAGAACCCCGGTCAGCGGGGTGCGCATCTCGTGGCTCATCACCGTCAGCAGGTTTTGCTTGGCGCGCTCGCCGGCCAGTGCGTCGTCCCGCGCCCGCCGCAATTCCTCTTCCGCAGCGATCCGCTCGGAGATGTCGCGCAGGAAGCCAACAAAGACCAGTTCGTTTCCCGACTGGCTGACCGACACAGACAGCTCTACCGGGAACAGCTCGCCGGACTTACGCCGCGCTTCCAGCTGCAGCCGGCCTTTGCCGGCCACCTGCGCCTCACCGGTTTGCAGAAACCGTTTCATGCCGGCCTGATGCGCCTCCTGCAGGTGGTCCGGCACAATCAGGCTGACCATCTGCTGGCCCATGGCCTCAGCCTTGCTGTAGCCGAACACCGTTTCCGCCGCCCCGTTGAAGGCAAGAATGCTGCCGTCCGCACCAACCACCAGGATCGCATCCAGCGAGGAGGCAATCATCGCCTCCATCCGCGCGGCAGAGCGGCTGCGCTCCGCTGCCAGCCTGCGGCCTTTGCGGTAGAGCCGCCCAAGCAGCAGCGCCGCCAGCGCCAGCGCCAGCACCAGGGCCAGCACCACCCAGCCCAGACGCGTCAGGATGGTGAACAGTTTCAGCCGCTTATCCTTGGAATCCTCCACCTGCAGCACGACACCAAACAACGCAAGTTCACGCACATCACCGCTGTTTTGCGCCAGCTCGGCGGCAAGCTCCGGCAGGCTGTCCAGCAACGGCCGGCTGCCACTGTCAATAACCGCCGCCATGCGGTCCAGCCGGTCCTGCATCTGCTGCAGCAGGGCTGCACCTGCCGGGCTTTGGCGCAAATCCTCAAACAGCGGGCTTTCGCGGAACGTGGCAATCCGGCTGTAGTAAACATCGAACTGGCGCCGCAGGCGGCGCAGATCCCCAGGCGCGCTGGCCGTCAGAACCGCCGCCTCCAGCTTGAGATGCTCAACTTCGGCCTGGGACAGGTTCCATTGCATATTGTCTGTTGCCGCGGTCGACAGCCCGCCCAGCTGCTGCAGCACCTGATGCCCGAGCCGCACAGACTGCGCAGCCAGCGCTGCTGCAATTGCCAGCACCAGCGCTAAAACCCAGCGCGGCATCGTTGGAAATCCGCGCAGCATCACCTGACTGCTCCCTGCCTGCCATTCACGGCTGAATTACGATCCGGTCCAGTTGCCAAATACTGCGCGAAAAGACTTCTTCGGTGCGGTAGGCCGGGTTGCTGTCATAAGGATACACCACCCATAGCGGCCCCTTGTTGCGCAAGGACATTTCCGCGCCGTTACGCTCAAAGGCGACAATCGGGCCACCGTCAACCGCATCCGCAACAGGGATTTCCACCGCATAGTCATTCACCGCATACGCTACAAGCCGCCCGCTGCTGACATCCATCCGCCCGACCAGAACAGCCAGCGGCACGCCGGTGAACTGCTGCGGCCCGGTGGTCCAGATGGTCTCCGTCTCAAAGGTGACCGGAGCCAGCGCACGCAGATCCTCAATCGTGTACTGCGCTGCAGGTTCCGCCGCGCCCTCCACTCCGACCGACAGCAGCACCGGTTGCGCTTCATCCGCAAAAACTGCGGCTGCGCACGCCATGACTGCAAGCGAAGCCAAGGCCGCGACCTGCGAAATCAATCCTCTCATTCCAGCACTCCTCATTTGATGCCGTTTCCGTAACAGCCAGGCTAAGCATGGCACATCCGCTCCGCCCGAAAACCGGCACCTGAGGATAGGTTCATGACCTTTCGTATAGGGTGCACAACCGCCAGAGTAGCGCCATCAACCCTAATGTTGGCTTACCAGAGGCCGTCGGAACGTCGTAATATCGGTAAAATTTCCAGTACTCGCACAGGAGCAGCAGCAGATGTTCACACCCCAGACCAGTCCGCAATCCAAGGTTGACAGTTTTGAAACCCTTGTCGCTGTAGACTGGGACCGGGAAATAAAGAACAGGTCTAGTGGCTACATGCGCATTTTGCTGGCAGACGATCATGATATGGTCCGCGAAACAATCTCCGCCTACCTCAAATCCGAGGGCGGTGCTGAGGTCGCTTTGGCGACTGATCTGCCTGGTGCGATCGCGCAGATTTGCGAACTGGGCCCCTACGACCTGGTGCTTCTTGACTTCAATATGCCCGGCATGATGGGGCTCGACGGCCTGGCCAAGGCGCTGGAGGCCAATGGCGGCAAGGGCGTGGCCATACTGTCCGGCAGCGCGCCCGCCCGCACCGCGCAGGAGGCCCTGGATGCCGGCGCCATCGGCTTCATCCCCAAGACCATGGGCGCGCAGTCACTGCTCAATGCCGTGCGCTTCATGAGCGCGGGAGAGATCTATGTGCCTGTAGATCTGATGCGCGAAGACGCCTCGGCAAAAACCCATCCGCTGGCCGAAAAACTCAGCCCGCGTGAACTGGAAGTGCTGAACGGGTTATGCCGCGGCCTGTCGAACAAGGAAATCGCCCGCGAGCTGGAGCTGCAGGAAGTGACGATCAAACTGCATGTGCGCACGCTTTGCCGCAAGCTGGAGGCCAAAAACCGGACCCAGGCCGCGCTGACCGCCAAGGCGGCCGGGCTGTTCTGAGCCGGCCTGCCTGACAGCGCCCCTGTCGACCCTTATTCACTCCATTTCCGCCGGCAGTGCCGCATAGCCGCGAAAGCGGATTCGCCCGCCCGGCACCCGGCCGGGCAACAGGCGATAGCCCGGGAAACGGTGCAGCAGGCGTTCAATGGCGATCCTCCCCTCCAGCCGCGCCAGCGTCAGCCCGACGCAGACATGCGGCCCGCCGGCAAAGGCCAGATGCCGGTTCGGCGTCCGGTTAACATCAAAGACACCCGGCTTTTCAAACACCTCCGGATCGCGGTTCGCCGCCCCGATCAGCAGATGCAAGTTGGTCCCCGCAGAGACTTTCAGTCCGCCGAATTCCACATCCGCTGTGGTTTCCCGGTTGCCCAGCTGATTGGGCGACCGAAAGCGCAGAACCTCCTCGATGGCAGGTTTGATCAGCTCCGGCTGCTCCAGCAGCCGCTGCTTTTGGTCCGGATGGTCATTCAGCAGCGCCAACCCGTTGCCGATCAGATTGGTGGTGGTCTCGTGACCTGCATTCAGTATAAAGATGCAATTCTGGATCAGCTCAACCTCGCTGAGGGCGCTATCCGCCCCCTCGCCGTTGATCAGCCGTGTCAGCACGTCGGTGTCAATGTCCCCTGGTTTGGCCCGCCGCCGGGCGATCAAATCCTGCAGGTAGGCCTTGAACTCCTCCACCGCCCGGTGCCCTGCGGCCAGCTGATCAGCATTCAGCGCTGGCTCCAGCGCGCCCAGGATGGCCAGCGACCAGTCACGTAGCGGCGCCCGCTCCGCCATCGGCACGTCCAGCAGATTGCCGATAATCTGGATCGGAATGGAGGCGGCAAAATCCTCGATCAGGTCCACATTGGCTGCGCCCGCCATTCTGTCCAGCAAGCGGTCAACCGTCTCAACCAGCCCCGGTTCCATCCTGGCAATTGCCCGCGGCGTCAGCGCCGAGGTCATGATCCTGCGCACCCGCGTATGCAGCGGCGGATCGGAAAACACTAGCGAAGTGGTGTGATGCTCAAACAATGGCGAACCCGCGCCGAATTTTGGCGCAAAAGCTTTCTTCTTGTCCGAGGAAAACAGCGTGGTGTCCCGGTAAACCCTGTCCAGATCGGCATGGCGGCAGACCAGCAGTGACCCATCCGGCTGCGGCAGCACCGGCGCCTCGCGCAGCAAAGCATCGTAAATGGGAAAGGGATCCTCCAGAAAACCCTCAGGCGGGTTCGCCAGATTAAACTCCTCAATATTCACAGATACTTGCTCTCCGCTGCTCATCCGACACCCTCCCGCTGGCCATTCCGGTCAGGGTTTCTGCAGGAAATGCGACTGTCAATCCGCCATTGCGGCAAGAAACCCAGCGTCAGTACGATGCCCCGCAATATACGGCGACGCCCGATTACAGCGTGACAACGGCACCGGGAACAGGTAGAAACAAAACATGAACACACCAATTTCTTCCATCCGAAACCTTGGCCCCGCGTATGAGGAAGCCTGCCACCGGGCCGGCATTTCGTCCGCCGAGGATTTGCGTGCCATCGGCGCTGACGCGGCCTATGCCAAACTTCTGAAAACCGGTACCCGGCCGCATTTCATCGGCTACTACGTGCTGGTGATGGCGCTGCAGGGGCGGCCTTGGAATGATTGCAAAGGCAAGGAAAAAGAAGAGCTTCGCCAGCGCTTTGACGAGATCAAGGCCAGCAGCATTGACACCCATCAAGCAGCATTCGAGGCAACCTTGGACATGATCGGCGTTGTCGCGCGCAAATAGCTGGATGGAACCAAATGGGGTATCCGGGGGTTGGTTCATCAACGGGACATTAACCAAAGGAGATCCTCGATGGACCTGATCCGGATTATTTTTGCAGTCATTCTGCCGCCGCTTGGCGTGTTTCTGCAGGTCGGCCTGGGCAAGCATTTCTGGCTCAACATCCTGCTGACGATCCTCGGCTATATTCCGGGCATCGTGCACGCTGTGTGGATTATCGCGAAGACGCCTGAACATGCCTGACACCGCGCATCACGAAGACCGCCTACAATCATTGCAGCGCCTGGCACACCGCATGGACCGGGCATTCCGCATTCCCTTAATCGGAACGCGGATCGGCTGGGACAGCATTCTGGGTCTCATCCCGGGCGTGGGCGACGCGGTGGCGCTGCTGCCTGCGGGCTATATCCTGCTCTCGGGACACCGCATGGGTGCTTCAAAAGGAACGCTGGCGCGCATGGCCGCCAACATCGGCATTGATGCGCTTGTTGGCACGATCCCGCTGGCCGGCGATCTTTTCGACATTGGCTGGAAGGCCAATACCCGCAACGTCGCCCTGCTGCGCCGCCACTTGGAACAATCAGCCGCGCAGGATGAGCCGTTGGCGAAACGTCTTGCGCGGCGCGGCTTTTCCACCCTGGTTGCGCCCAAGGACTTGGCTGCCTTCAGCCGCTTCGCCACGCGGAAACGGCCCCGCAGACCGCGCAACCGGCAGCACAGCGGGCTTAGAACCGCTTTCTCCAACTCATAAAAAAACCGCGCCAGTCGCCCGGCGCGGCCTTCAGTCATCGCTAAGCCTGCGGCTTAGCCGACCAGCTCGAGGCCGGAGAAGAAATAGGCGATCTCGACAGCGGCGGTTTCCGGTGCGTCGGAACCGTGCACGGAGTTTTCGCCAACCGATTCAGCAAATTCGGCGCGAATGGTGCCGGCCGCGGCGTCCGCCGGGTTGGTGGCGCCCATCACTTCGCGGTTTTTGGCAATGGCGTTTTCGCCTTCCAGAACCTGCGCGACGATCGGAGCGGAGGCCATGAATTCGCACAGTTCGTCGTAGAAGGGACGCTCGGCGTGCACTTTGTAGAACTCGCCTGCCTGGGCTTTGGTCAGGTGAATGCGCTTTTGCGCCACAACGCGCAGGCCGGCTTCTTCGAATTTGGCGTTGATTGCGCCGGTCAGATTGCGGCGGGTTGCGTCGGGCTTGATGATCGAGAAAGTGCGTTCCAGTGCCATGGGGCAGACTCCTGTGCTGAAAAGCCGGACATCATGCCCGGCCCGTTACGAATTGCCGCCCCGATAGCATGGCTCTGTGACAGGATAAAGAGGGGATTACGCAGCTTTGACGCAGCAGCAAGGGCGGCGCGCAGCCCGTTGGCTTTGCCTCCTGAGCCTGCGCCGGTCTTGCCGCGCATCTGCAATAAGCCGGCCACAGCCAGCCACGTCCGGCACCCGCACATGGCCTGCCCCATTGACAAGGGCCAGACAGTACCCCAGTGCAAGGCCCATGTTACGTATCAGCGATATATCCTATGCGGTCGAAGGCCGTCTTTTGTTCGATGGCGCCAGCGCCACGATCCCCACTGGCCACAAGGTTGGATTGGTCGGCCGCAACGGCA includes these proteins:
- a CDS encoding DUF4112 domain-containing protein: MPDTAHHEDRLQSLQRLAHRMDRAFRIPLIGTRIGWDSILGLIPGVGDAVALLPAGYILLSGHRMGASKGTLARMAANIGIDALVGTIPLAGDLFDIGWKANTRNVALLRRHLEQSAAQDEPLAKRLARRGFSTLVAPKDLAAFSRFATRKRPRRPRNRQHSGLRTAFSNS
- a CDS encoding molybdopterin-dependent oxidoreductase, which encodes MRGLISQVAALASLAVMACAAAVFADEAQPVLLSVGVEGAAEPAAQYTIEDLRALAPVTFETETIWTTGPQQFTGVPLAVLVGRMDVSSGRLVAYAVNDYAVEIPVADAVDGGPIVAFERNGAEMSLRNKGPLWVVYPYDSNPAYRTEEVFSRSIWQLDRIVIQP
- a CDS encoding response regulator — its product is MRILLADDHDMVRETISAYLKSEGGAEVALATDLPGAIAQICELGPYDLVLLDFNMPGMMGLDGLAKALEANGGKGVAILSGSAPARTAQEALDAGAIGFIPKTMGAQSLLNAVRFMSAGEIYVPVDLMREDASAKTHPLAEKLSPRELEVLNGLCRGLSNKEIARELELQEVTIKLHVRTLCRKLEAKNRTQAALTAKAAGLF
- a CDS encoding YqaE/Pmp3 family membrane protein — protein: MDLIRIIFAVILPPLGVFLQVGLGKHFWLNILLTILGYIPGIVHAVWIIAKTPEHA
- a CDS encoding PAS domain-containing hybrid sensor histidine kinase/response regulator; the encoded protein is MLRGFPTMPRWVLALVLAIAAALAAQSVRLGHQVLQQLGGLSTAATDNMQWNLSQAEVEHLKLEAAVLTASAPGDLRRLRRQFDVYYSRIATFRESPLFEDLRQSPAGAALLQQMQDRLDRMAAVIDSGSRPLLDSLPELAAELAQNSGDVRELALFGVVLQVEDSKDKRLKLFTILTRLGWVVLALVLALALAALLLGRLYRKGRRLAAERSRSAARMEAMIASSLDAILVVGADGSILAFNGAAETVFGYSKAEAMGQQMVSLIVPDHLQEAHQAGMKRFLQTGEAQVAGKGRLQLEARRKSGELFPVELSVSVSQSGNELVFVGFLRDISERIAAEEELRRARDDALAGERAKQNLLTVMSHEMRTPLTGVLGAIDLIEGTGPTPEQRRYLQAMRVSGGLLLQHVNDVLELSRLEAGAETEKRRIFDLEELISGLIESQQASAKGRGIDLSLHCSLGGKPVVAGRPRAVQQVLLNLIGNALKFTSDGAVSVDVMRLPDGETVEFHVADTGQGISPGDLDRIFEDFITLDSSYGRGSEGTGLGLAITKRLVQAMGGTIACESELGEGSLFTISLALPAAKAPPRQAAQDKPCRNGACRLLIAEDNDINRELLATMLRQEGHQVTAVPGGAEAVQAAEEGRFDLILMDISMPQVDGIEALRRIRAQQLAEGTDIVALTAHAAAEDHARILDAGFAEVLTKPANKAELAEVIDRRAGSGVKVLPGTQSDIHQFFEALGQDRARSFLASFCDEVNQLQDGLQDCAVLDDDQRKEAHRLAGSAAVLGLSGLRAAMLAIETAEEGGTPPVAPFQQAWASAALVLAPHLHV
- the ndk gene encoding nucleoside-diphosphate kinase; its protein translation is MALERTFSIIKPDATRRNLTGAINAKFEEAGLRVVAQKRIHLTKAQAGEFYKVHAERPFYDELCEFMASAPIVAQVLEGENAIAKNREVMGATNPADAAAGTIRAEFAESVGENSVHGSDAPETAAVEIAYFFSGLELVG
- a CDS encoding cytochrome P450, which produces MSSGEQVSVNIEEFNLANPPEGFLEDPFPIYDALLREAPVLPQPDGSLLVCRHADLDRVYRDTTLFSSDKKKAFAPKFGAGSPLFEHHTTSLVFSDPPLHTRVRRIMTSALTPRAIARMEPGLVETVDRLLDRMAGAANVDLIEDFAASIPIQIIGNLLDVPMAERAPLRDWSLAILGALEPALNADQLAAGHRAVEEFKAYLQDLIARRRAKPGDIDTDVLTRLINGEGADSALSEVELIQNCIFILNAGHETTTNLIGNGLALLNDHPDQKQRLLEQPELIKPAIEEVLRFRSPNQLGNRETTADVEFGGLKVSAGTNLHLLIGAANRDPEVFEKPGVFDVNRTPNRHLAFAGGPHVCVGLTLARLEGRIAIERLLHRFPGYRLLPGRVPGGRIRFRGYAALPAEME
- a CDS encoding TfoX/Sxy family protein; this translates as MNTPISSIRNLGPAYEEACHRAGISSAEDLRAIGADAAYAKLLKTGTRPHFIGYYVLVMALQGRPWNDCKGKEKEELRQRFDEIKASSIDTHQAAFEATLDMIGVVARK